Sequence from the Methylophilales bacterium MBRSF5 genome:
TATAGGTTGCATTTTCGTGTAACCTTTTAGCAGTGCGCAGATAAATGGGTACATCTCTCCAGCGGTCATTATCAATAAAAAATTTAACTGCTGCATACGTTTCAACATTACTTTCCTGACCTAATTCTTCGAGGTAGCCTTTTACTTCACCTTCATTCGATATCGTTCCCGAAGTGTACTGCGCCCTAAAGACATACTTTTCAAAATCGTCAATCGGTACAGGTTTAATCTGGTTCAGTAACTTAATTTTTTCCTCTCTCACATCATTTGGAGAAAAACTTTTTGGCTTCTCCATAGTGGCAAGCGTTAAGGTTTGAAGGATGTGACTTTGCATCATATCTCTGAGTGCGCCGGTTGCATCATAAAAGGTTGTTCTGTCACCCACACCTAATGTCTCATGGTTCGTTACCTGTATATGATCAATGTATTGATTATTCCAGATTGGTTCTAGGAGAGTATTATAAAAACGTGTAAATAAGATGTTTTGTAAAGCAAACTTCCCTAAGTAATGGTCTATGCGATAAATTTGAGATTCTTTGAGGTGCTTGGAAATTGAATCCTGAAGAGTTTGAGCTGTTTCAGTATTTACCCCAAAAGGTTTTTCAATTAAAACTCTTTTCCAGTGACTTGATTCATCGAGTAGATTAGCTTCAGCTAGTTGATCAACAATCAAAGCAAAATCGGATGGCCTTACAGATAAAAAGAAAGCTAAATTCTGTGAAAACCCCTCTTGAATCAATCTATCTGACAGTTTTGTGAAAGCATCAGGATCGTCTGGTAGGTTGGCGTGATATATATTTCTATTAAGAAAACGATCTAACACCGTTTGATTTAGATCTTTGTCATATTTGGCGCGAATGATACTTTTTAAGTTTATCAGCCATTCCTCATGTGATTCTTCTTGTCGGCCAATTGAAACAATCTTCATATCCGGATGAAGTTTTCCAGCGAGATCTAATTTAAACAAACCAGGAAATAGTTTTACTCTTGCCAGGTTACCTTTGGCGCCAAATAAGAGCAGAGAAGAAGCTTCTTTTTGCGTCATAACTTAACCTTTTTTTCTTAACAGGTGACCACCAAATGCATTACGCATGATTGACAGTAACTTATATCCGTAGCCTTTTTGTTTTTCTTGAGATCTGAACCTTACTTGAAGTGCCAGAGTTAATACTGGGGCGGGGATTCCTAAATCAACAGACTCAACAACAGTCCATCGTCCTTCACCTGAGTCTGCTACATAAGGTTCAATATTGTCTAGGTTTTGATCTCCCTTCAGAGACTCAGCCGTTAGATCAAGCAACCAGCTTCGAACTACTGATCCATGTCTCCAAAGTTCAGTTACTTTTGCTAAATCAATATCAAACTCTGTTTTTCCTTTAAGAAGCTCTAAGCCCTCAGCGAAAGATTCCATCATTCCATATTCTATTCCGTTGTGAATCATCTTTGTATAGTGACCAGAACCAATTGGCCCCACATGCAGCCAGCCATCTTGCTGATTAGGTGCTAAAGCTCTAAGAACAGGTTCAACTGCTTTTGCAACATCATTATCAGCACCTACCATTAAGCAATATCCGTTATCTAGGCCCCAAACACCACCTGAAGTGCCGCAGTCCATAAAGCCAATATTATGCTCTTTTAACATCGCTCCAATTTTGACGCTGTGTTTGTAATTTGAATTACCACCATCCACAATGATGTCACCAGGGTTTAACATAGGGATAAGGTCATCAATTTGTTTTTCCGTGACTTCTCCAGCTGGGAGCATCATCCAGATGATTTTTTGTCCTTCAAGTTGATTAACTGCATCTTCAACTGAGCTGGCTGGAATTAAACTCTCCTCTCGTTCTAGCTTTGCAATCATCTCTGATGACATGTCAAATCCGACCACATTAATTCCATTACGAATTAGACGTGTAGCCATATTTCCGCCCATTTTTCCAAGTCCAAGCATTGCAATTTTCATAATTATCCTTTTGTTAAAGTTATTTTTTTGGTAATCTTGTGAATTACATTTTTAAGGTCAGAATTATACCAAACCATGGGGTAGTCTGATAGGTTTTTAATCCCTCAAATAATATAAAAACAATATGCACCAAAAACTAAACTGGAAAGATTTTCAAGACAAAAATCAGCTGGAATCAATATTGCTTCAAGACATTTTAAACATTGCTAAAAATGCAATAAGTGAAAATGGAAGTTTTAAAATTGTAATGGCAGGTGGATCAACCCCTGAGAAGTTATATAAATCATTTCTCGATGTTCGTAATCAAAATTTTAGTGCTTGGGAATTGTATGTTGGAGATGAAAGATGCCTCCCAGTAGATTCTAAAGACAGAAATAGCCATATGATAAAAAGATCATTTATTGATCATTTGCCGGATAACTCAAAACCCAAATTTTTTCCTATCAATACGGAAAAAGGGTCTCAAGAAGCCTCGAGTGAATATAACAGTATTATTGACAACATAGATCAATTTGACCTTGTTTTATTAGGTTTAGGGGAGGATGGACACACCGCAAGCCTGTTTCCTGGATATCAATGGGATAATCAATTAAATGCTGTTGCCGTATCGAATGCGCCTAAACCTCCTTCGGATAGGGTATCGATGACCCCTAAAGCTTTTTTAAAAGCCGACAAAATATTTTTTATAGTAACGGGCCATGGAAAGAAAGATGCAGTTAACGCATGGAAAGAAGGGGAAGGTATCCCTGCTTCAAAAATTATGTCCGAAAATCTTATCGACGTTTATTGCAATCTTGATTAATCTTTTTGAATTACAATTTTAGGAAATTTATCTTTGAAATTTTCTTTCATTTGAGCAATTTTGATACTCACTTTTTCAGCGATTGATAAAAAAGCTTCATTTATGGATGGGTTTTCATTATCTAGTAATGGCGGCGCCCCTGAATCCATTTTCTTCTGAATCATTGCATTTAGTGGTATCGAGCCAAGCAATAAAATATTATTTTTAGCCGCTAACGCTTTTCCTCCATCTTCACCAAAAATATGTTCATGATGGCCACAGTTTGGACATTCAAAAACGGCCATATTTTCTACGAGTCCAATATTTGGAATATTGACCTTATCAAACATACCAATACCTTTTTGTGCATCAATTAAAGCAACATCTTGAGGGGTGGTCACAATGACAGATCCTGTTACAGGCACTTTTTGAGCCAAGGTCAGTTGTGTGTCCCCAGTGCCCGGAGGTAAATCAATAATTAAATAATCTAAATTATCCCAATTTGTCTCATTAAGGAGTTGTTGTAGGGTGTTGGTGACCATTGGACCTCTCCAAACGACAGGCGTATCTGGATCAATTAGGTATCCTATGGACATGGTTTGAATACCATAAGAAATAATTGGCTCCATTCTTTTTCCATCACGGGATTCTGGTTTTTTATTTGCACCAAACATCAATGGCTGACTTGGGCCATAGATATCAGCATCAAGAATACCAACCCGAGCACCTAGCTGATGTAAAGCGATTGAAAGATTGCAGGCGACAGTTGATTTTCCAACACCACCTTTACCAGAAGCAACAGCAATAATATTTTTTACATTTTTGATGCTTTGCGTCGTCCCTTGCGTTTTATGGCTTGCTACATCTAACACAAGAGAAATATTAATTTTTTTATCAATATTGTTTAGGCATTCAGCAATTATGTTTTTATAATTCTGCTCAAGATTTTTGAATGTAAAACCCATCTTAATGATGATGTCCAACTGATCTTCAGTCTCATTAACAATTATATTTTTTTTAAGAAAAGGTCTGATTTGATTGTATTGATCAAAAATATTTTCTATTGAGTCTTTAATATTTTCCATTGCACTTTATTTCAGTTGAATTACTAATTATTTGTTAGAATACGATCATTAATTTTTTATAAAGTTTACATGCGAAGAATTTTAATTACATCCGCACTTCCTTATGCAAATGGAAGTATACATCTTGGACACTTGGTTGAATATATTCAAACAGATATTTGGTCAAGATTTCAAAAAATGAATGGTCATGAAGTATTTTATGTATGTGCTGACGATACGCATGGCACACCGATCATGATTAAGGCGCAAAATGAAGGCGTCACCCCTAAGCAATTGATTGCCAATGTTCATAAAGAACATGCTCAAGACTTTGCAGACTTTTATGTGAATTTTGATAACTTCTATACGACTGATTCAAAAGAAAATCAGTTTTATTCCGAGGAGATTTTTAAATCTTTAGATAGAAATAAGAAAATTTCTACCAAAGAAATTGAGCAATATTTCGATGAAGATAAACAGATGTTTCTTCCGGACAGGTTTATCAAAGGTGAATGCCCTAAATGTAATGCAAAAGATCAATATGGTGACTCTTGTGAAGCTTGTGGAGCTACCTATTCACCTACTGATTTAATTAACCCGTATTCAGCATTATCTGGAACTACCCCAATAAAGAAAAAAACAAAGCATTTCTTTTTTAATTTATCTGAATGTGAACCATTTTTAAAAGATTGGACAGCATCTGGAACATTACAACCTGAAGCAGAGAATAAAATCCAGGAATGGTTCAAATCTGGATTACAAGATTGGGATATTACGAGAGATAAACCATATTTTGGCTTCTTAATTCCTGGTGAAACTGATAAATATTTTTACGTTTGGCTGGATGCGCCAATTGGGTACATGGCTAGCTTTAAAAATCTAATTGATCAAAAAGGAAATATTAACTTTGATGATTTTTGGTCACCCGATAGCTCAACCGAACTTTATCATTTTATTGGAAAAGATATACTTTATTTTCATGCATTATTTTGGCCGGCAACATTAAATTTCGCAGGTTTCAGAAAGCCTTCTAAAATTTTTGCACATGGTTTTCTTACTGTGAACGGTGAAAAGATGTCTAAGTCCAGAGGGACATTCATCACCGCACGAAGTTTTTTGAATAATATTCATGAACCAGAATTCTTGAGATATTATTTTGCATCTAAATTAAACGACTCAATGTCAGATATAGATTTGAATTTAGACGACTTAATGTCTAAAGTAAATTCTGATTTGGTAGGTAAACTAGTGAATATTCCAAGCAGAACATTCGGGTTTATTCATAAGCTATTTGATGGAAAAATAAAATCAATAGATCAATTGCCCTCTAATAGTAAATATTCACAATTGGTAATTAAATCGATCGATCTTAAAAATGAAATATTGGACTTATATGAGTCACGTTTATATAGCCAATTAGTCAGAAAAGTTTTTACATTGGTTGAAGAGGTAAATGAGTTAATAAGCGATGAACAACCTTGGAGCTTGGCTAAAGACCTTGAACAGAACAAAGAGCAGCTTCATAACATTCTTACCACGTCAGCAATTGTATTCAGAAATTCAATCATTTATCTTTCTCCAATTCTTCCAAGTTTATCTAAAGAAGTAGCCAGCTTATTTAATGAGACTGATTTTAGTAGCTTCAAACAAATTAAGGATAATATAAAAAAAATCAATAAATACAAACATTTATATCAAAGACTTGATAAAGATAATCTAGTTAAATTAATAGAAGATAATAAAATTATGGAAAATAAAAATAATACAAAAGAAGGTATTGATGCAGGGAATCATATTTCTATTGATGATTTTATTAAAATAGATCTTCGTGTTGCAGAGGTGCTTGAAGCAAATCACGTAGATGGTGCCGATAAATTACTTCAGGTTACTCTCAATGTTGGTGAATTAGGTAAGAAAAATGTTTTTGCCGGAATAAAGTCAAAATATAATCCTGAGTCCTTAGTTGGAAAAAAGGTAAGTTATGTTGCTAATCTTGCGCCTAGAAAAATGAAGTTTGGTGTTTCTGAGGGGATGATACTTGCCGCTTCTGACAGTGATGATGGACCTTTTATTTTATTAGCTGATGATGGCGCCCAGGCCGGGATGAAAATTAAATAAATATTAATTAATACTTTGATTAATTTTATCGATCATAGTTGCTGGATCATCACTTAAGGTGATTGGTCTTCCAATAACAAGATAATTAGATCCATTTGATATGGCATTTTCCGGAGTAGCCACTCTTTTTTGATCATCATCACTGTTGGCAACTCTTATACCTGGCGTTATAAACTGGAATTTTTCTCTAACTAACGGTTTAATTGAGGGAACATCATTTGCCGAACAGACAATTCCATCCATCCCTGATTTTTCAGACATTGTTGCTAAATAAGCAATTTGTTCCTGTAATTCATTTTTAAAACCTAACTCTTGGTAAGAAGAATTATCAAAACTAGTAAGAATTGTAACTGCAATTAAGAGCGGTTTGTGCGATGAAGATTCCACAGCTTCTCTTGCAGCAAGCATCATCTGTTTTCCTCCTGAAGCATGAACATTAACCATCCATACACCTAAATCGCAACTTGCTTTGATAGCACGAGTTACAGTATTTGGAATATCATGAAACTTCAAATCTAAAAAAGTTTCAAAGCCATATTGTTGTATTAATTTGATTATATTTGGACCTTCGGTAGTAAAAAGCTCCTTACCAACCTTTACTTTACAATTTTGACCTTTAATTTTTTTTAGAAAAACTTCAGTTTCATCTAGAGATGAAAAATCAAGAGCCACTATAACTTTGGAATCGTTCATTATTTGCTTATATCTTTTAGTTCGTTTGAAACCGTCTCCCAGGAATTACATGCTGGACATTGCCAATGATGTTGTTTAGCTTTAAAGCCACAATGGTTACATAAGTGAAATAATTTAGTGCCTATGCTATTTTTAATCACCTGTTGCATCATCTTGGTATCACTATCACTGCCATCACTTAAAGACTTTGCACTAAATAATTGATCGAGAACTTCAATAGATGGTTTTTTAATTAAATTATTTTTAGCAAACTCTTCAGCGTATTTAGGCCCTTCTTTTTGGAGAATAAAATTGAAGATAACTGAATCTATTTGGTTTATTCCGTAACTTTCTCTTAAGTGCGAAAGAAATGACAGGCACTCATTTTGTTTGTTTAATTTTTCATAGCATTCTAAAAATTTCGTAGCAATTAAGATGAAGTCAGTTGGTTTCTGTAATTCAATTCTTTTCCAAATTTCTATTGCGGATTTATAGTTCTGTTTTTCAAATTCCAACTCTCCAAGAATAATATTTGCTCGGGTTGAATTTTTGTAAATATCTAATGCCTGTTCGAGATGTTTTATTGCTTGATCTTTTTTTTCTTGAATTATTTTCTCTAATGCCAGTTCACATAAAAAATGGCTAATTTGTAATCTGTAGGAAATGCCAAAATTCTGTTCAACTTCTTTGCAATATTTTATTGCAGAGTCCCAATGTCTTTGTTTGATTGATATATCTAACAAAATCTTTAACTTAAATTCTTGATATTGTTCGTTTGAAAGCTCCTTAGATAGGGATTTGCATCGATCATAAAAGCCTGCTGTAAAATAATCCTGCATCAGTTCTGCTTTTAAAGATTCAATTTGCTGAGGCGTTAATTCTTTTTGGTCAAGTAATTTATTGTGAAGATTGATAGCTTGATCAATTTTTCCAAGTTTTCTAAATATATTACCTTGAATGAAATGCAGCTCAAGGGAGTCTGGTTTAATTCTTAGTGCATCAGAAAAAGATTCAGATGCTTTTTCATAATCTTGAAAGAGAATGAAATTAAGGCCTTTAAAGTATGAGGCAGGCAGGTCAGTTGTTTCAGATATTATATGTTTAATATCTATACGAGCGGCAATCCATCCCAACCCAAAAAAAAATGGGATAAGCAAAAGCCACCAAAGCTCAAATTCAACCATAACTAATTTAGAAAGAAAATATTATAGAAAGTATACTTTAAAAGTTACTTATCAACACGAGATCTCAGCTCTTTTCCAGCTTTAAAATGGGGGACAAGTTTTTCACTGATGTGAACTTTCTCACCAGTTTTGGGATTTCTACCAATTCTTGCAGGTCTTTTGTTTAATGAAAAGCTTCCAAAACCTCTAATTTCAATTCGTTTTCCATTGTTTAGAGTATCTGACATTGAATCTAATATATTTTTCACAACCAATTCAGCATCTTTTTGAAGAAGATGCTGAAATTGTGAAGACAGCTTTTCAATAAGTTCTGATCGTGTCATTGTCTAGGTTAGTTATTCCTTATCTGACGAATCACTCATTTTTGCTTTCAAAAGAGCACCAAGGTTGGTCGTTCCAGCATTTTCTGGTTCCTTGTCAGCAGTTGATTTAGCTTTTTTAGCATCTTTTTTGCTTGATGAACTATCGTCTTTAACATCTTCAATGTAGTCAGCTGAAAGTTGCTTAATTCCAAGAGATATTCTTTCTTTGTCAACATCAATAGCAAGTATCTTTGCTTCAACTTCATCACCTTTTTTATATTTTTTAACAGCATCTTCATTTGATTCAGTTGCAGATATATCTGAAAGATGGATAAGTCCATCAATACCTCCATCTAATCCAATAAATATACCAAAGTCTGTAATTGACTTAATTGAGCCTTTAATTGTTTCACCTTGTTTATGATCATTTTCAAAAGCTTGCCAAGGATTTTCTTTACATTGTTTAATACCAAGCGATAGTCTTCTTTTACCTTCATCAACTTCAAGGATCATTACTTCAACTTCATCGCCAAGATTTACAACTTTTGTAGGATGAATGTTTTTATTTGTCCAATCCATTTCAGAAACGTGAACTAGGCCTTCGATACCACTTTCAATTTCAACGAATGCACCATAATCTGTAAGATTTGAAACTTTGCCAAATATTCTAGTTGAAACAGGGTATCTTCTTTCTAAACCAACCCATGGGTCATCACCAAGTTGTTTTAAGCCAAGAGAAACTCTGTTTTTATCTTGATCATATTTTAAGACTTTGGATTCAATTTCATCACCCACATTTAAGACTTCAGATGGGTGTTTAATCCTTTTCCATGCAAGGTCAGTGATATGCAGTAATCCATCAATACCACCTAAATCAACAAATGCTCCATAATCGGTAATATTTTTAATAATTCCTTTAACTGTAGCGCCTTCAGAGAGTGATTCAATAATTGATTCACGATCTGCTCCCATTTGTTCTTCTAAGACCGCTTTTCTAGAAACCACAATATTATTTCTTTTCTTATCGATCTTAATAACTTTTAATTCAGTTTCTTTATTCTCATATGGCGATGTATCTTTTACCGGTCTTGAATCAACCAATGATCCTGGTAAGAATGCGGTAATTCCTTTTACTGATACTCTTAAGCCACCTTTTACTCTGGAGCTAACAAAACCTGATACCGTAGTCTTATCATTCATCGCATTCTCAAGGTCTTCCCAGGCTTGTATTTTTTTTGCTCTATCTCGAGAAAGAATTGTTGAACCATATCCATCTTCAAGTTTTTCGATAGCCACTTTTACAAAGTCACCAACTGCAACTTCAACTTCTCTTTTGTCGTTATAAAATTCATCAGCTTTAATAAAACTCTCTGACTTTAATCCTGCATTAACAATGACTACATCTGAGTCAATTGACACGACCTCAGCTGTAATAATCTCACCCTGACGCATTTCTTTGAGAGCAAGACTTTCTTCCAGCATTGCTGCAAAATTTTCGTTATTCTTTGTTTCTGTTGTTTTCGTTAAAGTTGTCATTAAAATATCCAATTCCCATCTAGCAATGGGGTTGTTAATCAAACTTCATAGTTTGGAGCTATGAAGAACTCAAATGTCACCAAGTATAAATTCAATGACTTGGCTAGGAGATAATTCAGTTGTATCAATAATCACTGCGTTAGCTGCAGGAACTAATGGTGATATAGTTCTATTGGTATCACGAAAATCTCGTTCTTGTATTTCATCTACAAGGTCGGCCATGATAACATCAAAACCTTTAGAAATCAACTGTTTATATCTACGACTAGCTCTTTCTTCAACAGTTGCTGTAAGAAAAAACTTATGTTTCGCTTCTGGGAATACAACAGTCCCCATATCTCTTCCCTCGGCGACTAATCCTGGTTTTTGTAAGAATGATCTTTGTAAATCTAGAATACTTTCTCTAACAGTCTTTTTAGCAGCAATTAATGAAGCCATTTTAGCAATAGACTCTGTTCTAATCGCATCAGTTACATCTCGATCGTTTAAATAAATTATGTCTTCCATAAATTGAATTTTTGCTTTTTGGATTCTTTCTTTTACTAATGCATCATTTTCAATTGGAGTATTATTTTCCTTCAGATGAAATCCTAGAATTCTATAAATGGCACCAGAATCTAAATAATTTAACTTTAATTCTTGTGATAATTGCTTTGCAATAGTTCCTTTACCTGATCCTGCAGGACCATCAATAGTTATTAGGTTCATGATAATAATTTCAAAAAATCATTAAAGTAATTAGGATAGGTTTTATTAACACACTCTGGATCTTGAATTTCAACAGATTTATTTGCTAAACAAGAAAGTGAAAAACACATTGCTATTCTATGATCGTCATAAGTATGCACGGAGACATTGTCTGAAATATTCGTGGGAGGAATTACTTTTAATGAATTGTCTGTAGATGTCACAGTTGCTCCAAATTTCCTTAGCTCATTTTCCATAG
This genomic interval carries:
- a CDS encoding glucose-6-phosphate dehydrogenase, whose amino-acid sequence is MTQKEASSLLLFGAKGNLARVKLFPGLFKLDLAGKLHPDMKIVSIGRQEESHEEWLINLKSIIRAKYDKDLNQTVLDRFLNRNIYHANLPDDPDAFTKLSDRLIQEGFSQNLAFFLSVRPSDFALIVDQLAEANLLDESSHWKRVLIEKPFGVNTETAQTLQDSISKHLKESQIYRIDHYLGKFALQNILFTRFYNTLLEPIWNNQYIDHIQVTNHETLGVGDRTTFYDATGALRDMMQSHILQTLTLATMEKPKSFSPNDVREEKIKLLNQIKPVPIDDFEKYVFRAQYTSGTISNEGEVKGYLEELGQESNVETYAAVKFFIDNDRWRDVPIYLRTAKRLHENATYISVKLKPMKTPNGEINDNWIIISIQPKESIHIEINTKVPGLDETKSRKIQLDGGIRFEGDETIDSYETLMLDLIEGNQSRFLHIDEVNAQWKLIDPIIEKWQDPSVPVHTYPAGSKDPIDSKIIFENSDQFWRSSINIE
- a CDS encoding 6-phosphogluconate dehydrogenase: MKIAMLGLGKMGGNMATRLIRNGINVVGFDMSSEMIAKLEREESLIPASSVEDAVNQLEGQKIIWMMLPAGEVTEKQIDDLIPMLNPGDIIVDGGNSNYKHSVKIGAMLKEHNIGFMDCGTSGGVWGLDNGYCLMVGADNDVAKAVEPVLRALAPNQQDGWLHVGPIGSGHYTKMIHNGIEYGMMESFAEGLELLKGKTEFDIDLAKVTELWRHGSVVRSWLLDLTAESLKGDQNLDNIEPYVADSGEGRWTVVESVDLGIPAPVLTLALQVRFRSQEKQKGYGYKLLSIMRNAFGGHLLRKKG
- a CDS encoding ATP-binding protein; translated protein: MENIKDSIENIFDQYNQIRPFLKKNIIVNETEDQLDIIIKMGFTFKNLEQNYKNIIAECLNNIDKKINISLVLDVASHKTQGTTQSIKNVKNIIAVASGKGGVGKSTVACNLSIALHQLGARVGILDADIYGPSQPLMFGANKKPESRDGKRMEPIISYGIQTMSIGYLIDPDTPVVWRGPMVTNTLQQLLNETNWDNLDYLIIDLPPGTGDTQLTLAQKVPVTGSVIVTTPQDVALIDAQKGIGMFDKVNIPNIGLVENMAVFECPNCGHHEHIFGEDGGKALAAKNNILLLGSIPLNAMIQKKMDSGAPPLLDNENPSINEAFLSIAEKVSIKIAQMKENFKDKFPKIVIQKD
- the metG gene encoding methionine--tRNA ligase (methionine--tRNA ligase; MetRS; adds methionine to tRNA(Met) with cleavage of ATP to AMP and diphosphate; some MetRS enzymes form dimers depending on a C-terminal domain that is also found in other proteins such as Trbp111 in Aquifex aeolicus and the cold-shock protein CsaA from Bacillus subtilis while others do not; four subfamilies exist based on sequence motifs and zinc content), with the translated sequence MRRILITSALPYANGSIHLGHLVEYIQTDIWSRFQKMNGHEVFYVCADDTHGTPIMIKAQNEGVTPKQLIANVHKEHAQDFADFYVNFDNFYTTDSKENQFYSEEIFKSLDRNKKISTKEIEQYFDEDKQMFLPDRFIKGECPKCNAKDQYGDSCEACGATYSPTDLINPYSALSGTTPIKKKTKHFFFNLSECEPFLKDWTASGTLQPEAENKIQEWFKSGLQDWDITRDKPYFGFLIPGETDKYFYVWLDAPIGYMASFKNLIDQKGNINFDDFWSPDSSTELYHFIGKDILYFHALFWPATLNFAGFRKPSKIFAHGFLTVNGEKMSKSRGTFITARSFLNNIHEPEFLRYYFASKLNDSMSDIDLNLDDLMSKVNSDLVGKLVNIPSRTFGFIHKLFDGKIKSIDQLPSNSKYSQLVIKSIDLKNEILDLYESRLYSQLVRKVFTLVEEVNELISDEQPWSLAKDLEQNKEQLHNILTTSAIVFRNSIIYLSPILPSLSKEVASLFNETDFSSFKQIKDNIKKINKYKHLYQRLDKDNLVKLIEDNKIMENKNNTKEGIDAGNHISIDDFIKIDLRVAEVLEANHVDGADKLLQVTLNVGELGKKNVFAGIKSKYNPESLVGKKVSYVANLAPRKMKFGVSEGMILAASDSDDGPFILLADDGAQAGMKIK
- a CDS encoding orotidine 5'-phosphate decarboxylase, encoding MNDSKVIVALDFSSLDETEVFLKKIKGQNCKVKVGKELFTTEGPNIIKLIQQYGFETFLDLKFHDIPNTVTRAIKASCDLGVWMVNVHASGGKQMMLAAREAVESSSHKPLLIAVTILTSFDNSSYQELGFKNELQEQIAYLATMSEKSGMDGIVCSANDVPSIKPLVREKFQFITPGIRVANSDDDQKRVATPENAISNGSNYLVIGRPITLSDDPATMIDKINQSIN
- a CDS encoding N-acetylglucosaminyl transferase — protein: MVEFELWWLLLIPFFFGLGWIAARIDIKHIISETTDLPASYFKGLNFILFQDYEKASESFSDALRIKPDSLELHFIQGNIFRKLGKIDQAINLHNKLLDQKELTPQQIESLKAELMQDYFTAGFYDRCKSLSKELSNEQYQEFKLKILLDISIKQRHWDSAIKYCKEVEQNFGISYRLQISHFLCELALEKIIQEKKDQAIKHLEQALDIYKNSTRANIILGELEFEKQNYKSAIEIWKRIELQKPTDFILIATKFLECYEKLNKQNECLSFLSHLRESYGINQIDSVIFNFILQKEGPKYAEEFAKNNLIKKPSIEVLDQLFSAKSLSDGSDSDTKMMQQVIKNSIGTKLFHLCNHCGFKAKQHHWQCPACNSWETVSNELKDISK
- a CDS encoding integration host factor subunit beta; the protein is MTRSELIEKLSSQFQHLLQKDAELVVKNILDSMSDTLNNGKRIEIRGFGSFSLNKRPARIGRNPKTGEKVHISEKLVPHFKAGKELRSRVDK
- a CDS encoding 30S ribosomal protein S1, yielding MLEESLALKEMRQGEIITAEVVSIDSDVVIVNAGLKSESFIKADEFYNDKREVEVAVGDFVKVAIEKLEDGYGSTILSRDRAKKIQAWEDLENAMNDKTTVSGFVSSRVKGGLRVSVKGITAFLPGSLVDSRPVKDTSPYENKETELKVIKIDKKRNNIVVSRKAVLEEQMGADRESIIESLSEGATVKGIIKNITDYGAFVDLGGIDGLLHITDLAWKRIKHPSEVLNVGDEIESKVLKYDQDKNRVSLGLKQLGDDPWVGLERRYPVSTRIFGKVSNLTDYGAFVEIESGIEGLVHVSEMDWTNKNIHPTKVVNLGDEVEVMILEVDEGKRRLSLGIKQCKENPWQAFENDHKQGETIKGSIKSITDFGIFIGLDGGIDGLIHLSDISATESNEDAVKKYKKGDEVEAKILAIDVDKERISLGIKQLSADYIEDVKDDSSSSKKDAKKAKSTADKEPENAGTTNLGALLKAKMSDSSDKE
- a CDS encoding cytidylate kinase — translated: MNLITIDGPAGSGKGTIAKQLSQELKLNYLDSGAIYRILGFHLKENNTPIENDALVKERIQKAKIQFMEDIIYLNDRDVTDAIRTESIAKMASLIAAKKTVRESILDLQRSFLQKPGLVAEGRDMGTVVFPEAKHKFFLTATVEERASRRYKQLISKGFDVIMADLVDEIQERDFRDTNRTISPLVPAANAVIIDTTELSPSQVIEFILGDI